A single region of the Lotus japonicus ecotype B-129 chromosome 4, LjGifu_v1.2 genome encodes:
- the LOC130711353 gene encoding EPIDERMAL PATTERNING FACTOR-like protein 2, with protein sequence MRFHHHVIGCQRLGFVCISLFFLIFSSWIQQGLLVTEGRKTHNKQSGFDQKVSEDNKMLLRAQIGSRPPKCERRCRSCGHCEAIQVPTNPQVQNGKINSSKFSRIAYAKGDYSSNYKPMSWKCKCGNLIFNP encoded by the exons ATGAGGTTTCATCATCATGTCATTGGTTGTCAAAGACTTGGCTTTGTTtgcatttctcttttctttctgaTATTTTCAAGCTGGATCCAGCAAGGGTTATTAGTAACTGAAG GTAGAAAGACTCACAACAAGCAAAGTGGTTTTGACCAG AAAGTGAGTGAGGATAATAAGATGCTACTGAGAGCACAAATTGGTTCAAGGCCACCAAAATGTGAGAGAAGGTGCAGGTCATGTGGGCACTGTGAGGCTATTCAGGTACCAACAAATCCACAAGTGCAGAATGGGAAAATCAACTCTTCAAAATTCTCCAGAATTGCTTATGCCAAGGGAGATTACTCTTCTAACTACAAGCCCATGAGTTGGAAATGCAAATGTGGGAACCTTATTTTTAATCCTTGA